The DNA sequence CGATCCGTTCGAGCGCTCCGCTCCGAAGGAAACGGCTCGTGTGCGGCGCTTCCAGGAGGAGCAGAGCGGTCAGCGCCCGGTTCTGCTCGACCATGGTCGCCTGCGCGTCGACGAATCGCCGCAGTCGGTCGGACGCATCGGTTCCAGAGTCTGCTGCCGACTTCACGTCCGCGATCGCCTCGGACATGAGCTCGTCGAAGACTGTCAGGAGCAGGGCTTCCTTGGTCTCGAAGTAGAGGTAGATGGTTCCGTGTCCCACGCCTGCCAGATCGGCTATATCCGAGATCCGCGCCGCGTGGAAGCCGTCGCGCGCGAAGACCTGCACCGCCGCTGCGAGGATGTCTCGGCGTTTGCGTTCCTTCTTCTGTGCGCGAACCGCCATGGGTGATTCCCTTCCTTAGGAATCAGCATAGCATAAACTGACTGACGAGTCAATACTTCGCGCAACGAATCGGCAGGCGCTCGCCACGAAGCATCCGGCGAGCGGTTTTCAAGGACGGACGGCGGCGTCTGGCAAGGTACGCGGGAAAGGGGCGACGGGCACACCGGTAGGGACTATCGGCAGCGGATTGCGTGCAGAACCTGGTTGGGTCGGTCGTGGGTTGGTGGAGGATATCGGGATCGAACCGATGACCTCCTGAATGCCATTCAGGCGCTCTCCCAGCTGAGCTAATCCCCCACGCGACAGATGCTAGCGTTTCCGCTGCCGTCGCGTCAAGGGAAAGGTGCGCGCCCCATCGTCCACAACAGGTGGTGACGGGGCGCGTTCGCTTTCAGGTGGTCAGACGAACAGTGTGATCGCGTAGACGATGTAGAGGATCCCCATGACGGCTCCGCCCCAGCGCGGCACGCGTTTGCCTGCCCACAGGAACGCCGTCAGAAGGACGCCGAATCCCAGCATCCACCAGTAGTCGCGAGCGAAGAACTCCGACGCCACCGTGATCTCCCGCGCAGCCCCCG is a window from the Candidatus Poribacteria bacterium genome containing:
- a CDS encoding TetR/AcrR family transcriptional regulator encodes the protein MAVRAQKKERKRRDILAAAVQVFARDGFHAARISDIADLAGVGHGTIYLYFETKEALLLTVFDELMSEAIADVKSAADSGTDASDRLRRFVDAQATMVEQNRALTALLLLEAPHTSRFLRSGALERIGDYVRFIEGIVRAGVGDGTLRSDFDPSAAATAIYAAVHGTLTQWLLEGTSATPRDRLLSVIDVMIHGMAPSAQTR